Proteins encoded within one genomic window of Streptomyces sp. NBC_01314:
- a CDS encoding XdhC family protein: MLDIAEELHRWVEQGRDFAVATVVAVGGSAPRRPGAALAVDADGTAIGSVSGGCVEGAVYDLCQQALADGEPVLERFGYSDEDAFAVGLTCGGIIDILVTPVRTGDPVRPVVAAALSAAASGEAAAMARIVSGPADLRGRALLVRPDGSYDGGYGAHPELDRTVAAEARALLDVGRTGTLEIGEQGSRCGAPLTILVEPSVPPPRMIVFGAIDFASALVRVGKFLGHHVTVCDARPVFATRTRFPEADEIVVEWPHRYLERTDVDGRTVLCVLTHDAKFDVPLLQRALRLPVAYVGAMGSRRTHLDRNERLRQVGVTELELARLRSPIGLDLGARTPEETALSIAAEIVAARRGGSGVPLTGAHTPIHHDGSPDVMELPNLRVS, encoded by the coding sequence ATGCTGGACATCGCCGAAGAGCTGCACCGGTGGGTCGAGCAGGGGCGCGACTTCGCCGTGGCCACCGTGGTGGCCGTCGGCGGCAGCGCGCCCCGCCGGCCGGGCGCCGCCCTCGCGGTGGACGCCGACGGCACGGCGATCGGCTCGGTCTCCGGCGGCTGCGTGGAAGGTGCCGTCTACGACCTGTGCCAACAGGCGCTGGCGGACGGCGAGCCGGTCCTCGAACGCTTCGGCTACAGCGACGAGGACGCCTTCGCGGTCGGTCTGACCTGCGGCGGCATCATCGACATCCTCGTCACACCGGTGCGGACCGGCGACCCCGTCCGCCCGGTGGTCGCCGCCGCGCTCTCCGCAGCGGCGAGCGGGGAGGCCGCGGCCATGGCCCGGATCGTCTCCGGCCCGGCGGACCTGCGGGGCCGCGCCCTGCTGGTCCGCCCGGACGGCTCCTACGACGGCGGCTACGGCGCCCACCCCGAACTGGACCGCACGGTCGCCGCCGAGGCCCGCGCCCTGCTCGACGTCGGCCGCACGGGCACCCTGGAGATCGGAGAGCAGGGCTCACGTTGCGGAGCACCGCTCACGATTCTCGTCGAGCCGTCCGTCCCGCCACCCCGGATGATCGTCTTCGGCGCGATCGACTTCGCGTCGGCGCTGGTCCGTGTCGGCAAGTTCCTCGGCCACCACGTCACCGTCTGCGACGCCCGCCCCGTCTTCGCGACCCGTACCCGCTTCCCGGAGGCGGACGAGATCGTCGTCGAGTGGCCCCACAGGTATCTGGAGCGCACGGACGTCGACGGTAGGACCGTCCTCTGCGTCCTCACCCACGACGCCAAGTTCGATGTCCCCCTCCTCCAGCGCGCCCTACGGCTCCCCGTCGCCTACGTCGGCGCGATGGGCTCCCGCCGCACCCATCTCGACCGCAACGAACGACTACGGCAAGTAGGCGTCACCGAGCTGGAGTTGGCGCGGCTCAGGTCCCCGATCGGGCTCGACCTCGGGGCACGGACACCGGAGGAGACGGCCCTGTCCATCGCCGCCGAGATCGTCGCCGCCCGGCGTGGCGGCAGCGGGGTCCCCCTGACCGGCGCGCACACCCCGATCCACCACGACGGCTCACCCGACGTCATGGAACTGCCGAACCTGCGGGTCTCCTGA
- a CDS encoding NCS2 family permease: MTQQSLRSKSTAEDATSEPRVPADRLRLDRYFHITRRGSSVAREVRGGVTTFMAMAYILLLNPLILSGPDAAGATLGQKALITATALAAAVTTLLMGFVGRVPLALAAGLSVSGVIASQVAPRMSWPQAMGMCVMYGVIIMLLVVTGLREMIMNAIPLALKHAITMGIGLFVALIGFYKAGFVHQGEATPVSLGPTGELVGWPVLLFAVTLLAIFMLQARGVPGAILLGIVGGTVLAVILNALDVIDPKQWAGGAPELHGSAVSMPDFSLFGHVEFGGWGDVGAMTVGMIVFTLVLAGFFDAMATIIGVGTEAGLADDKGRMPGLSKALFIDGAGGAIGGVAGGSGQTVFVESATGVGEGARTGLSSVVTGLFFGACLFFTPLTAIVPGEVAAAALVVIGAMMMTNARHVDWSDRATAVPVFLTVVIMPFTYSITAGVAAGVVSYVAIKLAQGRAREIGAFMWGLTAVFLVFFALDPIESWLGVH; encoded by the coding sequence ATGACCCAGCAGTCACTCCGGTCGAAGTCCACGGCCGAGGACGCCACCTCGGAACCCCGCGTCCCCGCCGACAGGCTCCGGCTGGACCGGTACTTCCACATCACCCGCCGAGGATCCTCCGTCGCACGCGAGGTCCGCGGCGGCGTCACCACCTTCATGGCGATGGCGTACATCCTCCTGCTCAACCCGCTCATCCTGTCCGGCCCTGACGCCGCGGGCGCCACCCTGGGCCAGAAGGCCCTGATCACGGCGACCGCGCTCGCGGCGGCCGTCACCACCCTCCTCATGGGCTTCGTCGGCAGGGTCCCGCTCGCCCTCGCCGCCGGCCTCTCCGTCTCCGGTGTCATCGCCTCGCAGGTCGCCCCCCGGATGTCCTGGCCGCAGGCGATGGGCATGTGCGTGATGTACGGCGTGATCATCATGCTCCTGGTCGTCACCGGCCTCCGCGAGATGATCATGAACGCCATCCCGCTGGCACTGAAGCACGCCATCACCATGGGTATCGGCCTGTTCGTGGCCCTGATCGGCTTCTACAAGGCCGGCTTCGTGCACCAGGGCGAGGCGACCCCGGTCAGCCTCGGCCCCACCGGCGAACTCGTAGGCTGGCCCGTCCTCCTCTTCGCGGTCACCCTCCTCGCGATCTTCATGCTCCAGGCCCGGGGAGTCCCCGGCGCGATCCTGCTCGGCATCGTCGGCGGCACGGTCCTCGCCGTGATCCTCAACGCCCTCGACGTCATCGACCCGAAGCAATGGGCCGGTGGCGCACCGGAGTTGCACGGCAGCGCGGTCTCGATGCCCGACTTCTCGCTGTTCGGGCACGTCGAGTTCGGCGGCTGGGGCGACGTAGGTGCGATGACGGTCGGCATGATCGTCTTCACCCTCGTGCTCGCCGGGTTCTTCGACGCGATGGCCACCATCATCGGCGTGGGGACCGAGGCCGGGCTCGCCGACGACAAGGGCCGGATGCCGGGCCTGTCGAAGGCGCTGTTCATCGACGGCGCGGGCGGAGCGATCGGCGGCGTGGCCGGCGGCTCGGGCCAGACCGTCTTCGTCGAGTCGGCGACCGGCGTCGGCGAGGGCGCCCGCACGGGTCTCTCCTCCGTCGTCACCGGCCTCTTCTTCGGGGCCTGCCTGTTCTTCACCCCGCTCACGGCGATCGTGCCCGGCGAGGTCGCGGCCGCCGCGCTCGTCGTCATCGGCGCCATGATGATGACGAACGCCCGGCACGTCGACTGGTCCGACCGCGCCACCGCCGTCCCGGTCTTCCTGACCGTCGTGATCATGCCGTTCACGTACTCCATCACCGCGGGCGTCGCCGCCGGAGTCGTCTCCTACGTCGCCATCAAGCTCGCCCAGGGCCGGGCGCGGGAGATCGGCGCGTTCATGTGGGGCCTGACGGCGGTCTTCCTCGTCTTCTTCGCCCTCGACCCGATCGAGAGCTGGCTGGGCGTGCACTAG
- a CDS encoding xanthine dehydrogenase family protein molybdopterin-binding subunit, whose product MATTGLPTNITQGSRTRGGIGESTLRPDGTLKVTGEFAYSSDVWHEDMLWGQILRSPVAHAEIVSIDTAEALATPGVYAVMTYDDLPTEVRNYGLEIQDTPVLAHGKVRHHGEPVAIVAADHPETARRAAAKIKVEYRELPVITDEASATAPDALLIHEGRDDHHSGHVAHPNIVHRQPIVRGDVAAARERADVIVEGEYVFGMQDQAFLGPESGLAVPAEDGGVDLYVATQWLHADLSQIAPVLGLPEDKVRMTLAGVGGAFGGREDLSMQIHACLLALRTGKPVKIVFNRFESFFGHVHRHPAKLYYEHGATRDGKLTHLKARIVLDGGAYASSSPAVVGNAASLGAGPYVIEDVEIEAIALYTNNPPCGAMRGFGAVQACFAYEAQMDKLAAKLGMDPVELRQINAMEQGTLLPTGQAVDSPAPVAELLRRVKAMPLPPEQQWLAAGEAADVRQLPGGLSNTTHGEGVVRGVGYAVGIKNVGFSEGFDDYSTARVRMEVVGGEPVATVHTAMAEVGQGGITVHAQIARTELGVTQVTINPANTQVGSAGSTSASRQTYVTGGAVKNSCELVREQVLELGRRRFGTYHPAWATAELLLEGGKVVTDAGEVLADLVDVLGDDAVEVEAEWRHRPTEPFDLRTGQGFGHVQYSFAAHRAVVEVDTELGMVKVVELACAQDVGKALNPLSVVGQIQGGTTQGLGIAVMEEIVVDPKTAKVRNPSFTDYLIPTILDTPTIPVDVLELADDHAPYGLRGVGEAPTLSSTPAVLAAIRNATGLELNRTPVRPEHLTGTA is encoded by the coding sequence ATGGCAACCACCGGCCTGCCCACCAACATCACCCAGGGCTCCCGCACCAGGGGCGGCATCGGCGAGTCGACGCTCCGCCCGGACGGCACCCTGAAGGTCACCGGCGAGTTCGCGTACTCGTCCGACGTGTGGCACGAGGACATGCTCTGGGGTCAGATCCTGCGCTCCCCGGTCGCCCACGCCGAGATCGTCTCCATCGACACCGCCGAGGCCCTCGCCACTCCCGGCGTCTACGCCGTCATGACCTACGACGACCTGCCGACCGAGGTGCGGAACTACGGCCTGGAGATCCAGGACACCCCCGTTCTCGCCCACGGAAAGGTCCGCCACCACGGCGAGCCCGTCGCGATCGTCGCCGCCGACCACCCGGAGACCGCGCGCCGCGCCGCCGCCAAGATCAAGGTGGAGTACCGCGAACTCCCGGTCATCACCGACGAGGCCTCGGCGACCGCGCCGGACGCGCTCCTCATCCACGAGGGCCGCGACGACCACCACAGCGGGCATGTCGCTCACCCGAACATCGTCCACCGCCAGCCGATCGTCCGCGGCGACGTGGCGGCGGCCCGGGAGCGAGCCGATGTGATCGTCGAGGGCGAGTACGTCTTCGGCATGCAGGACCAGGCCTTCCTCGGACCGGAGTCCGGGCTCGCCGTGCCCGCAGAGGACGGCGGCGTCGACCTCTACGTCGCCACCCAGTGGCTGCACGCCGACCTGAGCCAGATCGCGCCCGTCCTCGGCCTGCCCGAGGACAAGGTACGGATGACGCTGGCCGGCGTCGGCGGCGCCTTCGGCGGTCGCGAGGACCTGTCGATGCAGATCCACGCCTGCCTGCTCGCACTCCGCACCGGCAAGCCGGTGAAGATCGTTTTCAACCGTTTCGAGTCCTTCTTCGGCCACGTCCACCGCCACCCCGCGAAGCTGTACTACGAGCACGGGGCGACGCGCGACGGCAAACTCACCCACCTCAAGGCCCGCATCGTCCTGGACGGCGGCGCGTACGCGTCCTCCTCCCCGGCCGTCGTCGGCAACGCCGCCTCGCTCGGCGCGGGCCCGTACGTCATCGAGGACGTCGAGATAGAGGCCATCGCCCTCTACACCAACAACCCGCCCTGCGGCGCGATGCGCGGCTTCGGCGCGGTCCAGGCGTGCTTCGCGTACGAGGCACAGATGGACAAGCTGGCGGCGAAGCTCGGCATGGACCCGGTGGAGCTCCGGCAGATCAACGCCATGGAGCAGGGCACCCTCCTGCCGACCGGCCAGGCCGTCGACTCCCCGGCCCCGGTCGCCGAACTCCTGCGCCGCGTCAAGGCGATGCCCCTGCCGCCCGAGCAGCAGTGGCTCGCGGCGGGGGAGGCGGCGGACGTACGGCAGCTGCCGGGCGGCCTGTCCAACACCACGCACGGCGAGGGCGTCGTCCGGGGAGTCGGCTACGCGGTCGGCATCAAGAACGTCGGCTTCTCCGAGGGCTTCGACGACTACTCGACCGCCCGCGTCCGGATGGAGGTGGTGGGCGGCGAACCCGTCGCCACCGTCCACACGGCCATGGCGGAGGTCGGCCAGGGCGGCATCACCGTCCACGCCCAGATCGCCCGTACCGAGCTGGGTGTCACCCAGGTGACCATCAACCCGGCGAACACACAGGTGGGTTCGGCCGGTTCGACCTCCGCGTCCCGCCAGACGTACGTCACGGGCGGCGCCGTCAAGAACAGCTGCGAGCTGGTCCGGGAGCAGGTCCTTGAGCTCGGCCGCCGCAGGTTCGGCACGTACCACCCCGCCTGGGCGACCGCCGAACTCCTCCTGGAGGGCGGCAAGGTCGTCACCGACGCCGGTGAGGTCCTGGCGGACCTGGTGGACGTCCTCGGCGACGACGCCGTCGAGGTCGAGGCGGAGTGGCGGCACCGGCCGACCGAGCCCTTCGACCTCCGGACCGGGCAGGGCTTCGGCCACGTCCAGTACTCCTTCGCCGCACACCGCGCGGTCGTCGAGGTCGACACCGAGCTGGGCATGGTCAAGGTCGTCGAACTGGCCTGCGCACAGGACGTCGGCAAGGCCCTCAACCCGCTCTCCGTGGTGGGCCAGATCCAGGGCGGCACGACGCAGGGCCTCGGCATCGCGGTGATGGAGGAGATCGTCGTCGACCCGAAGACCGCGAAGGTCCGCAACCCCTCCTTCACGGACTACCTCATCCCCACGATCCTCGACACGCCGACCATCCCCGTCGACGTGCTCGAACTCGCCGACGACCACGCGCCGTACGGGCTGCGCGGTGTCGGTGAGGCGCCCACCCTGTCGTCGACTCCGGCCGTGCTCGCGGCGATCAGGAACGCGACGGGGCTGGAGCTGAACAGGACGCCGGTACGCCCGGAACACCTGACGGGTACGGCGTAG
- a CDS encoding (2Fe-2S)-binding protein has protein sequence MRVNFTVNGRPQEADDVWEGESLLYVLRERLGLPGSKNACEQGECGSCTVRLDGVPVCSCLVAAGQVEGREVVTVEGLADFAKQRAEHGGCASGACGTAGTGGTSLDAARQWAARGADSQTGEGVELAPIQQAFIDAGAVQCGFCTPGLLVAADEMLERTPNPSDADIREALSGNLCRCTGYETIMDAVRLAAARQSEGV, from the coding sequence ATGCGCGTCAATTTCACGGTCAACGGCCGTCCGCAGGAAGCCGACGACGTCTGGGAGGGCGAGTCCCTGCTGTACGTGCTGAGGGAGCGGCTGGGACTTCCGGGTTCGAAGAACGCCTGTGAGCAGGGCGAGTGCGGGTCGTGCACCGTCCGGCTGGACGGCGTGCCCGTGTGCTCCTGTCTGGTCGCCGCCGGACAGGTGGAGGGCCGCGAGGTCGTCACCGTCGAAGGGCTGGCGGATTTCGCCAAGCAGCGGGCGGAGCACGGCGGTTGTGCGTCGGGAGCGTGCGGTACGGCTGGTACGGGCGGGACCTCGCTCGACGCTGCCAGGCAGTGGGCAGCACGGGGGGCCGACTCACAGACCGGCGAAGGGGTGGAACTCGCCCCGATCCAGCAGGCGTTCATCGACGCCGGCGCCGTCCAGTGCGGCTTCTGCACGCCGGGGCTGCTCGTCGCCGCCGACGAGATGCTGGAGCGCACCCCCAACCCGAGCGACGCGGACATCCGCGAGGCGCTGTCGGGCAACCTGTGCCGCTGCACCGGCTACGAGACGATCATGGACGCGGTCCGTCTCGCGGCCGCCCGGCAGTCCGAAGGGGTCTGA
- a CDS encoding xanthine dehydrogenase family protein subunit M has product MDFLRPASWEEALAAKAEHPTAVPIAGGTDVMVEINFDHRRPEYLLDLNRIGELFEWEVGEESVRVGASVPYTQIMENLRTELPGLALASHTVASPQIRNRGGVGGNLGTASPAGDAHPALLAAGAQVEAESVRGTRLIPIDDFYTGVKRNALAPDELIRAVRVAKADGPQQYSKVGTRNAMVIAVCAFGLALHPSSRTVRTGIGSAAPTPVRAKAAEEFLNAALDEGGFWDNGRIITPSVAKQFADLCAGACNPIDDVRGTASYRRHAVGVMARRTLMWTWESYRGTAATEGAA; this is encoded by the coding sequence ATGGACTTCCTTCGCCCCGCCAGCTGGGAGGAGGCGCTCGCCGCGAAGGCCGAGCACCCCACCGCTGTGCCGATCGCCGGCGGCACCGATGTGATGGTCGAGATCAACTTCGACCACCGTCGGCCCGAGTATCTGCTCGACCTGAACCGCATCGGCGAACTCTTCGAGTGGGAGGTCGGCGAGGAATCGGTTCGCGTCGGCGCGTCGGTCCCGTACACCCAGATCATGGAGAACCTCCGTACCGAGCTGCCCGGCCTCGCCCTGGCCTCGCACACGGTCGCCTCCCCGCAGATCCGCAACCGCGGCGGCGTCGGCGGCAACCTCGGCACAGCCTCCCCGGCGGGCGACGCCCACCCGGCCCTCCTCGCGGCGGGCGCCCAGGTCGAGGCCGAGTCCGTACGGGGCACCCGGCTCATCCCCATCGACGACTTCTACACCGGCGTCAAGCGCAACGCCCTCGCGCCGGACGAGCTGATCCGCGCGGTGCGCGTCGCGAAGGCGGACGGCCCGCAGCAGTACTCGAAGGTCGGCACCCGGAACGCCATGGTCATCGCCGTGTGCGCCTTCGGGCTCGCCCTGCACCCGTCGTCGCGGACCGTCCGGACCGGCATCGGCTCGGCCGCGCCGACCCCCGTCCGGGCCAAGGCCGCCGAGGAGTTCCTGAACGCCGCGCTCGACGAGGGCGGCTTCTGGGACAACGGCAGGATCATCACCCCGTCGGTCGCCAAGCAGTTCGCCGACCTGTGCGCCGGCGCCTGCAACCCGATCGACGACGTCCGCGGCACCGCGAGCTACCGCCGCCACGCGGTCGGCGTCATGGCCCGCCGCACGCTGATGTGGACCTGGGAGTCGTACCGCGGCACCGCCGCCACGGAGGGAGCTGCGTAA
- a CDS encoding PucR family transcriptional regulator, with product MRLRALLDTDALGLRLLGGGDELDRTVRGVMTTDLRDPSRYLSGGELVLTGLAWRRDAADSEPFVRLLAGAGVTALAAGEAELGDIPEDLVVACARHRIPLFAVNESVAFATITEHVVRQVSGERAGDLAAVVDRHRRMMTSGPAGGGPDVVLDLLGSDLDLRAWVLSPAGRLVAGPKLAGPALPAELCARLSAEHLAATRTGRLGPHRVAVGTTTYSLFPIGGAGRSTGPGGAAAHDVRATVLSDWLLAVEADAGDWPAERLDLLYGVTQLIAIERDRRDAARTVRRRLAQEVLELVQAGAAPAEIAARLRVAAPVLLPGLGSAPHWQIVVARVEWDGGEVDSGPVTQSLLEEILVDPRATGPEPSDRIAVAHTGEEAVALVPLPAVPSEPDGPEPGIHADTLLAAVRDPLTAGLDDDGRLTLGVSAAVHSAEGLRGALEEARHARRVAAARSGRVCAAGHQELASHVLLLPFVPDDVRRAFTARLLDPLRDYDRRHRAELIPTLEAFLESDGSWTRCAARLHLHVNTLRYRVGRIEQLTSRDLSRLEDKLDFFLALRMS from the coding sequence ATGCGCCTGCGCGCACTGCTGGACACCGACGCGCTGGGTCTGCGGCTGCTCGGCGGCGGGGACGAGCTGGACCGCACCGTGCGCGGTGTGATGACCACCGACCTCAGGGACCCCAGCCGCTATCTCTCCGGCGGCGAGCTGGTGCTCACGGGCCTCGCGTGGCGCCGTGACGCGGCCGACTCCGAGCCCTTCGTACGGCTCCTGGCCGGCGCCGGGGTCACCGCGCTGGCGGCCGGGGAGGCCGAGCTGGGCGACATCCCGGAGGACCTCGTGGTGGCCTGCGCCCGGCACCGGATCCCGCTCTTCGCGGTCAACGAGTCGGTGGCCTTCGCGACCATCACCGAGCACGTCGTACGGCAGGTCTCCGGCGAGCGCGCCGGGGATCTGGCGGCCGTGGTGGACCGGCACCGCCGGATGATGACCTCCGGCCCGGCGGGCGGCGGCCCGGACGTCGTCCTGGACCTGCTCGGCTCCGACCTGGACCTCCGCGCCTGGGTGCTCTCCCCCGCCGGCCGGCTCGTCGCGGGCCCCAAGCTCGCCGGGCCCGCCCTGCCCGCCGAGCTGTGCGCGCGCCTGTCCGCCGAACATCTGGCGGCGACGCGCACGGGGCGGCTCGGACCGCACCGCGTGGCCGTCGGCACCACGACGTACTCGCTCTTCCCGATCGGCGGCGCGGGCCGGAGCACGGGCCCCGGCGGGGCCGCCGCCCATGACGTGCGCGCGACCGTACTGTCCGACTGGCTCCTCGCGGTCGAGGCCGACGCCGGGGACTGGCCCGCCGAGCGGCTCGACCTGCTGTACGGCGTCACCCAGCTGATCGCGATCGAGCGCGACCGGCGCGACGCGGCCCGTACGGTACGGCGCCGGCTCGCCCAGGAGGTCCTGGAGCTGGTGCAGGCGGGGGCGGCCCCGGCCGAGATCGCGGCCCGGCTGCGGGTCGCCGCGCCGGTGCTGCTGCCCGGCCTCGGGTCGGCGCCGCACTGGCAGATCGTCGTGGCCCGGGTCGAGTGGGACGGCGGCGAGGTCGACAGCGGCCCGGTCACCCAGTCGCTCCTTGAGGAGATCCTCGTCGATCCCCGGGCGACGGGCCCCGAGCCCTCGGACCGGATCGCCGTCGCCCACACGGGCGAGGAGGCCGTCGCCCTCGTCCCCCTCCCGGCGGTCCCCTCGGAGCCCGACGGCCCCGAGCCCGGCATCCACGCCGACACCCTCCTCGCCGCCGTACGGGACCCGCTGACCGCCGGTCTCGACGACGACGGGCGGCTCACCCTCGGCGTCAGCGCGGCCGTGCACTCGGCGGAGGGCCTGCGCGGGGCCCTGGAGGAGGCCCGGCACGCCCGCCGGGTGGCGGCAGCCCGCTCCGGCCGGGTGTGCGCGGCCGGCCACCAGGAACTGGCCTCGCACGTGCTGCTCCTCCCCTTCGTCCCCGACGACGTGCGCCGCGCCTTCACGGCCCGTCTCCTCGACCCGCTGCGGGACTACGACCGCCGGCACCGCGCCGAGCTGATCCCCACCCTGGAGGCGTTCCTGGAGAGCGACGGCTCCTGGACGCGCTGCGCCGCGCGGCTCCACCTGCACGTCAACACGTTGCGGTACCGGGTGGGCCGCATCGAGCAGTTGACGAGCCGGGACCTCTCCAGGCTGGAGGACAAGCTGGACTTCTTCCTGGCCCTGCGCATGAGCTGA